Sequence from the Zeugodacus cucurbitae isolate PBARC_wt_2022May chromosome 5, idZeuCucr1.2, whole genome shotgun sequence genome:
GAATTTATATGACTCTTAAAATTGCAGCTTGTTTCTTAACATTcaaacatacagtggaacttctctaactcgaatcaccataatccacaaaaaacttcgagttagagagacttcgagaagaatctataagtgtaatatagtattttttgttcgcctccatatgatatagagggactcttttgcctggataataaaattttaaattttgtattatgctctggtcggaaagttcgatttatggaaggagatttgtatgaaatttgacttctatagcCAATACAGAAGTTCGAGTtgtggagatcttcgagttatagaagttcgagttatggaagttccactgtatatttttattttatttaaatcgacCGAGGCGTTTAACACAATGTGTTTAACAATGGCTAATGTGGCTTGCGGTCGAGCACTCTTCAACAAACCtaccaatttttttcttcaaaagatTCATTCATAaccataacaaatttaaaaaaatcgtatGAAATCGTAAAAgagtatttttttgaaaaataatatattttcgaagttcTGACCTTGACTTTTTATACCTTCTGTTATGTAAATTTGGTTAAAACAgcttatcttcttcttcttcttcttgactggcgtagacaccgcttacgcggttatagccgagtccaaaacagcgcgccacgcatccctccttctggcagtttggcgccaattggttattccaagcgaagccaggtccctctccacctggtccttccatcggagtggaggtctccctcttcctctgcttccaccagcgggtactgcatcgaatactttcagagctggagcactttcatcctttcggacaacatgacctagccagcgtagccgctgtttttttattcgctggactatgtctatgtcgtcgaataacacatacagctcatcgttccatcgtctgcggtattcgccgttgccaatacttaagggaccataaatcttccgcaaaacctttctctcgccTTTCTAGtgccgcctcatcggatgttgacatcgtccacgcttctgcaccataaagtaggacgggaatgatgagagacttgtagagtttggtttttgttcgtcgagagaggactttacttttcaattgcctacttagcccatagtagcacctgttagcaccaagattctgcgttggatttccaggctgacatggttattggtgttaatgctggttcccaggtagacgaaattatctacaacttcaaagttatgactgtcaacagtgacgtgggagccaagacgcgaatgcgctgactgtttgtttgacgacaggagatatttcgtcttgtcctcgttcaccaccagacccatacgcttcgcttccttatccagtctggagaaagcagaactaacggcgcgggtgttgtttcagatgatatcgatatcatcggcgtacgccagtagctgtacactccttctcttccgtcggggcgtgggcgcaaatcagcgatatgttgaagaacctcgctttgatgcggattgtggctagacgttcatccaccggagtgaatgccaggactcgacgacggagtctctctcccaccacgaatcccacaccgaatttgcgctcctttatatggccgctgtagtagatgtcacaaggacccactttcttccgtccttgtcccgtccatcgcatttcttggattgcggtgatgtcagcctttgctcttacgaggacatcaaccagctgggcagaggcaccttcccaattaagggtccggacattccaggtgcatgcccttatttcgtagtcctttaaatgtttgcagtggtcgtcatcaaaattggggtctctcatccgaggctgttttttctttttcattggggggtgtttttatgtggtgggtcccaaaccctacgcacaaccgcataggcgggtttcgccttctcactttagctcgcctccaaacggatgtctgttggctacccagaggatacttggtctaagaccggaagtcgtgagctgcttgagccacatgtaaaagaatcgttcctggccactcccaagtgaatgacaatcagaaactttcctcacttgcgtgaacttctacatatgactccatcctccagaaCAGCTTATCACCattgaaataaaacgaaaacggGATTTTTTACGTTTTGGAATCAATAACTATCATTACAATACCCAGGCCAGTTTTGCACAGTGTTATTAACCCACCACCCAGGTATacaatatccaagactatatgctcacttaatttggttaagatatctcacataataATCGATATACGCGGTATAAGGCCCACCGGAAGATTGATAATCCGAATTTAAGGTATGTGAGAGCTAGGGGTAGTTATGAACTGATTGTACTAATTTttagaacagagacacactatgaaaaagattccctctgaatttaattaaaatatctgagagatttacccatattttcggtaaaaaattacccttaggcacagaGTTCCTgctcgatatcaggggccttgaaaaactTAAGGCCCGATTtgtacaatttttccacaagtgatgacacagctcaaatacagtatatttgtaaagttttatttcgctatcttcattgtttccttatgtatacattataaagtgaaggaatcagatagaattcaaaattgagttataaggaaagtagtcgtggttgtgaaccgatttcgcccattttttatccgtgttatcagggtgcaaacaaaatattatatgctgaatttcattgaaatcgatcgagtagtttttgagatatggttttcgacccataagtgggcgacgccactcccattttacatttttggaaaaaaatctgagtgcagtccTCTGcaatttattctgtaaaatttagtgtttctgaccaTTTGCGTTAGTGCGTTAAagcagttttagtaattttcaacatatcctctgtatgggaggtgagtgtggttgttatccgatttcaactatttttatgctGTGCCATTACACCCATACCCCAttgggtacgtaagggaagtgacttcataaagtttggtttatatagctttttggTGTGCGATACATATACAAAACACCTTAAGGGCGGGGCCAGgaccaattttcaaaaaaaaaaaaaatacatcaaaatatgcctcTTTCTAGTGCGttactttataccaaattttataactgtattgatggcttagttattacacTTTATAGGTTATCGATTTCTCCCTTTTTTGGGGGAGCGGCAATGGTCCGAATTCGgctattttcaataccaaccctTCCACGTTCCCAAGGAACTTGTGAaccaagatttttttttatttctgggtgacacaaacaaccgttatgtgaacaaaactatgtcTTAGCTTGAGCCGATTTAGTGGCCATTTGGGCATAACTCATATATAATTCGCCTGGTTTCATGGTTACGGACATATTAAGTCTAAAAAAGTGCGTCAAACATTGGTGATGATGGTCAgatataatatttagtaaagtATAGATCTGAACGACAAGCGATTAATTAAACTTGACTCAGTAAGGAGGGAGAGAAGAAGGGAGAAGAGAAGAAGAAGGGACAGAGAAGTCACTGAAGATTAACAAGGTTAACTTGCAGACTTTGGAAGTGCCAGTTATGATTATCAGTTTGTGGTCACTCAATTATTATCTaatctttcttaattttttaaaattaaataaacaaattgatatttttctcaacataattattattatttgcattaccacgtattacaataaataactaaaataaataaatacggaATACAATTTTGATTACATCTTTCAATTACACTTATAATTACTACATATTTACGTATATATGGCACATAATTTAGTATCACTTTAGATCATTTGACATTTGGTTTTGCTTAAAAGCTAGTTatgacaatatttaatttaaaatataaataggataatttatttaaatcacaGTTTCTTATTTGGCTGCCTTTTACAGTTTTTCAATACTTTTCTTTTCATGTTTTGATTTCGTATTTTCTTTTTAGTAATTTCAGCATTTGTTCACATTAATTACATTCTCACTTTTCTACCACTTCTATTCCGCAGAGCTATCATCATCGTGGCTATTCAAAATGGACGCATCCTTTTCCAGACTTCTATCGAGCAGGTTTGGGTAAGTGTGCGTATCACATGTATAAACCATTTGAATTTGCTTAGGATGTCGTGGTAGTGACTTCCACATtctcagcaaataattttgataGAAAAATTTAGCAAAACGCAAATCTATATGATTGACACCACGTTGCGACGTGGCGACATTTGAACTCTTTGTATGGAAATTCATTTGCGCAAACATTGCAGCACGCGAAATGCTCGCAATCTGCCGTTGTGTGCGTGGAAAGCAACCATTGATGCTCGTTTCGATTTCGCAAAGTACACGCTTGGCGCTCTGCAGCAATTCCTGCAGCTGGCGTGTGATGCTGCTGTGTGTGTGCAGATATTGTTGGTcccattgttgttgtactctatGCAGATAGTCAAAGGAAGCGATGAATTTTTGTAGACTTTGATGCCAGCAAACTGGAGCAAgctaaaaataacagaaaattgGTAGAAGTATTTAATGAGTGTTGCCATAccggacaaaaaaaaattatgtattaagaagaaataaataattcataaaaaagaaCTATGCATTCTTTAGAAGGCATGTCTcttcatatgtgtgtttgtatgaaatttggcccGCAACCTTTGGCTTTGATTGATTTATGGTGCTATCGCAGCCAGTGCGCAGCAAGAGCCGCCACCACT
This genomic interval carries:
- the LOC114804963 gene encoding uncharacterized protein LOC114804963 encodes the protein MMILAQIPQRSAAAALPQQINDDSESLESAEDTFNLLHELARFIHGEHKAGEFGDVHERRVYKRHNAERAMDTHNNEAAWQNVCGHDSAWSGDELAEDLSQDYIKLYMKNLRQAIRLEYKNLKSNGLHDIDIDDMRAWRRHERKYKFLPTLEHNSTLAPVCWHQSLQKFIASFDYLHRVQQQWDQQYLHTHSSITRQLQELLQSAKRVLCEIETSINGCFPRTQRQIASISRAAMFAQMNFHTKSSNVATSQRGVNHIDLRFAKFFYQNYLLRMWKSLPRHPKQIQMVYTCDTHTYPNLLDRSLEKDASILNSHDDDSSAE